Part of the Arachis hypogaea cultivar Tifrunner chromosome 6, arahy.Tifrunner.gnm2.J5K5, whole genome shotgun sequence genome, AAAGTCATATGTAGCATCTATTTCTAGTAACCTGGATATATTGATTGAAAAGCCTAATGTACTGAATAGATGCTCTCATTCTGAATATTCGACTTCAGATGCAAATATGATGAAGGACAATGACCATATGGCTGCAGAACAACTGTTGGATAAACATTGTGATGATACTAAGGTGTCTTCCGATGGCAAAAATGTTTCCAAGGATAATCCACTTGGTTCCACTGGTAAGGAGAAACCTAACTATAATAATGAATCTCAGCCATTGATTAATTCTGATGATAATACCAAGTTTGCCACTCCTTTGACAGAATCATCCTTGAAGGGATCAACAGAAAATGTTGATATTGGGCCAAAGTTAGCTGCAGTGGACAATGATGGAAGCTTCAGAGGAGAAAGAAATATTGATCTTGTGAAAAATGCAGTTAACACCTCAGGAGATTTTCCAGCACATGTAGACGAGGTTAGATTGGAGGAGGAAATACGAATACTTGGTCAAGAATATATAAACCTTGAAAATGAGCAGAAGAAACTTGAAAGAAATGCAGAATCTGTCAATAGTGAATTGTTCACAGAATGTCAGGTGTGTACTGAAACTTATGCATACAAGAGCAATATATTTTCATGACTTGAATATTGCTTTGTCAAAATGGCTACTGTTGTGTTTTCCACTCTTCACTTAAATTTGGTATTCTGCTATGGACTCAGATATCCACTAAACTCTTGAATGATGATTTTGGTGTAAACTGTGTATAACGTATCACTGAGGTATAATTTGTATTTTGTACTTTTGTATTTGCATCTTGTGGTGCAATTTGATATACACACTTTTTGTATTCTTTTATCAATTTCTAGTCTCTTTGAACTCCCTGCATGGTTTGTTGAATTATAATGCTAGAGGCTAAACATCAGTTTAATGTGTTTCCTTTTTGATGCTATTCAAACACCATTTCATCAATGCAGGTAAGTACATTAATTGGTCATGGCTTTATACTTTGTATATAATTGTTAAAATGTTTATTgatatgataatttaattaagttatgATCATCAATATCGAGTTTAATATTTGCTTCTCCTCTCATTTTGTTTTCCCATTCCGTATATGTGTATCTTTCTCCAAGTTTCTTGTGATCTCTTATGACTATAAAGAATATGTTATTGTAGGAATTACTGCAAATGTTTGGTTTGCCATATATTATTGCCCCAATGGAAGCTGAGGCACAGTGTGCTTTCTTGGAAACTGCAAAACTGGTTGATGGTGTTATAACTGATGATTCTGACGTCCTTCTATTTGGAGCTCGTAATGTTTACAAGAATATATTTGATGATCGCAAATATGTAGAGACATACTTCATGGAGGTATGGATTTATGCAGTGCTCTTAAATAAACTTATATTGCAAACAATCTTATTTTAACGTTTTTTTATCATTTCTGGTTCAGGACATTGAGAAGGAACTTGGATTGAGCAGGGAAAAATTAGTACGCATGGCACTACTACTTGGGAGTGATTATACCGAAGGTGTAAGGTATGACAACCAGAACCTTGCCATTTCTAGAGCATAGTTATGCCTAGTTGTTGCAGTGCCTTCATGAGATGTTTTTAAAGGTCTATATTTGATTTGTTTCTATTATTTACTTCATATTAGAGTGAGAAGTACTAGATGAtactacagaaaaaaaaaaaaaatttatgatactTTATGTATAGATATCCCTTGTATCTTGTAGTAGGTTTTCGGCGACGTGCTTGGTGTAGATTCCACTTTTTTGCAGTTTACCAGATCAGTGTTTAATGTTAATGTAGTGGCATTGGGATTGTCAATGCTATTGAGGTTGTGAATGCGTTCCCTGAGAAAGATGGCCTCTTGAAATTCCGCCAGTGGGTTGAATCACCAGATCCCACCATTCTTGGATGGTTGAATACAAAAGGTGGATCAACTACAAGAAAGAAAGGATCAAAAGAGACTTCGTCGGATCAAATTAATAGTCATATTAAGGAACAAGAGGATTCGctggattgtgaccaagaaattAAGCAAACCTTTTTTGAGAAACATGTAATTGATTTCCTGCTTACATGGTTTTTTGGTTTAAATAATATATTGAAGGACAATTTCACTTTTAATGTTTTGACTTTGTATGGGAGTATGTGactattttcatcttcttcttttgttttaaataGAGAAATGTTAGCAAGAATTGGCATATTCCATCTTCTTTTCCAAGTGAAACAGTTATATCTGCTTATTATTCTCCACAAGTTGACAAGTCAACCGAGCCTTTCACCTGGGGAAAGCCAGATCATCTTGTTCTTCGAAAGTAAGTTTATATTCCTTATTGCTATACCTCTTACATCATCCAAATGAGCATTTGTTTCACTGCTGATTATATATGACTTTGGATGAGCCTTGAAAGGAGAGTATATGATagaataatatctcattttttatcATTCTGAGCTATTAACAGTACTTTCCTTCAAATGTTAACAATTTCAAGAGGGTGTTTTGGTGTATTTTTCACATGCCCATTAGCCTGTTGAGCTCCCCTAAAGAAAGGgctattctttattttatttctccttacaGATAAAATGCTTAATTCTGGCTGTGTATTCAGGGGAATTCAGATTGTTTGATGGGACATCAGGCTTTatgttaagatttttttttttcttctttttttggtcTACTACCTGTTATTTCTGCGATATGGAGTTCAATCGTCAATACTTTGTGTGATGCTTTGGCATGAGGGCACTACAGTAGTCTTCACAGAAAttgcgtgtgtgtgtgtttatcaATTCACTCTGAATATGATTATTCTAGATCGTAACTTTTGAGATTACGAATATTATATGGATCAGGCATTCTGAGAGTGCTAAGTTATTTCGAATATGCATTGTGTATTCCTTGAATTCTGAGTTCTGTTCTCTATACAGATTGTGCTGGGAGAAATTTGGGTGGACTAGCCAGAAAGCAGATGAATTACTATTACCTGTTTTAAAGGAATATAACAAACATGAGGTTAGAGGCTTGCATTGACACCCCGtcctcttctctttccctttttcctCATCTATTCTAGGTTCTCCATGGTTGCCGAGACTAAATTGTTATTTGGGTAGTTTTATTAATATGTGTCATAGCATATCATATGTTAAGCCACAAAAGATAAAAGTGCTATAAAATGAGTAAGACAAGGTAATAAAGATGCAAAAGCATTTTAGTATTTTTCTCTTCAATTCAATTGAGTACttaatattatgaatttttttccttttgcatGTGTCATTAGGCCACACATAAAGAAAActcctttcattttctttgtaaTAAAGGATGACACTAATTGGCCATTAAAGGCAAGCGACCTAATTATCAATTATCTATTGTCATGTTTATATTCCGTCTTATAGATACCTTATATTAGTTGAACCTTTTAATACAGACTCAACTGCGTTTGGAAGCGTTTTATAGTTTCAATGAACGATTTGCAAAAATTCGTAGCAAGAGAATTAAGAAAGCTGTAAAAGGGATTACTGGTAAGCAGCCTTCAGAATTGAAGGATGATTTCAACAGTGGCAAGAGTAGGAGAGGAAATCATCTAGAATCTGAGGACAAAAATTTTGAGAATCTAAAGGCGACAAAGGAAAGTCTTGAAAGTTTGAAGAAACCTAAAGTGAAAGAATCAAGGAAAAGGAAGAATGATGGGGACATTCTTGGGAAGGCAATGTCAAAGAGAAAGACAATCATTGATGGTCCTTCTTCAGCTTCTGGTATGTCTGCAGTGGAGAATTTACAGCCGGGTACCGAGTCTGAAAAAGACCAAAGTGATAGTAATCCATTGATTTCAAATAGAAGTGGGAGGGGCAGAGGAAGAGGCAGAAGTTTGGCAGTAAAACATGGAAGGAAAAAGGAAAGTCTCATTTATCAATCATCTGGAACGTCATCTTCCAGTAGTGACACTGATGATCATGTTGATATGTCAAAAGTTCCTCAAGAGGTTCGAAGGGTAAGATTCATGCTCGCCCTTCAAATTTATGATATACAAATATATTCTTGATTGTTCATTCTGAGTTATTTCTTTGTTGGAGGCCTTAtagttaattattagttaaacgtaaaaaaaagaaaaaataattatgctTTGGTGCTTCTAAATCCTGTGATGCCTGTAACCAGATTGTTAGCTGGGCCTGGTGGTAGATGAAAATGACCAAGAAAGGAACTCTACAAACCTTGATGGAACTTGATTTGAATAAATTGTCAATATCTATCTTAATTTGGTTCTAGatgttattgtttccatttggCCATTTTAATTCTTCTGATAATGTTAGAATCTTTCCTTAGGTGATTTAAGCATATGTGGAGGTCTTTAAAGACATAGAGTTGAATAGAGACAGAGATAAAGAGAGAAATGGAAAAACCAtaggtaaaattataaaaaaaaaatgcttTAGGCTTTAGTGGTTTGAATGGAAACATTATTTACAGCATGACATTGAATCAGTTGATTCATCTAGCTGACTCCACAACCCACTAGTAGTGTAGTGGTGAGGGGTTTGAATAGTATGCATGAGGTTGTTCAAACTTTGTTGTCAATATTCCTAAAATACTTGGCCAACTTCGCGGGACGCGGCATAATTGCTGTTATTTCTTCAACATATCTTGGTTTCATCTACAAAATGAAAGACACTTCTATTTTATGGAAAGTAAAGTGAAAAGAGTCTTCTATTTAAGCGATACTCTTAGGTTTTTAATGTGATTtaatcaaatggaattaaaaggTCCCACTTACATTTTGTGCAATTTACAGTCCTCACGTTCCAGAAAACCTGTCAATTATTCACTTGAGAACCCAGAAGATGAAGAACTCAATGAGTCATTTGATACGAGGAATCAATCATCCTTGTGTGAAGATCCATTAGAAGAAAATTTATCTGATATTCCTGGTGCATGTGGGGATTCTGCAACTGGTTTAAGCAGAGGTAAAGAGAGTGATATGATAAGTAGTGCTCCAACCAGGAACTTCCCTAGAGACGATCTTGGGTCGGAAGGTCAATTTTTCACGGATGCTGATGAAACTACTCATCCAGATCCAGGAATTGGTGATGGTGATATTACTGTTAATGCTGACTCTTGTGATGACTACCTTAAACTAGGAGGTGGTTTTTGTTTAGATGATAGTGATGAACCTAGCAATCAGAATGCAGTTGATAGTGTCACTGCTGATACTGAAGGATTTCTGCACTGTTCTGTTATGATGGATGAGACTGACCATCATAAAAATGGTTCTGAGATATTATTTTCAGGCACCGATAATGCTCGCAGCGAGATGCAAGAGGGACGCAATGCCTACAATGTTGACAACGAGCCAAATGATAACCTTCCAAATGTTAGTGCCAATGATCAAAATCAAATGGGGGTCTCTGTACCTGAGAATGTTAATCATAATAATGGAAACTACAATGGGGCATTTAGTGCAATGCCATTTTTgaggaaaagaaggaagaagtagaatcTTTCTAGCTTTGGATGTCGTAGGTTTTTGTAAATATTTCTAGATGACCTACTATATTACATTTTACCCTCCAAGTTGTTCcttttaaattatttatgttCTATTTTACTTGCTGGGGAAGAGTTCTTGAAAACGCTGGCTTCATATCTCATGCCTCTTATGTTATGCCGAAAGTTATTGCTATTTAATTTATGTCATCATCGCCAGGGAATGGGCAGTGCTTTATGAACCCCATTGTTTCAACCACTATAAGTCACTACAAATGTGATTATAAATGTGAATTTCATTTGATCTTGATTATTAACGTGATTTGATTATAATAAGTTGTAAGCATTGGAATACTGGAATGCAGTGAATTGAAGTTGCATTTGCGTAGTATATGCTTATCAGTCCAATCCACCATTTGATTTTCTATTTGGTTTCAGATTTAATACATTCAACAAGAcacattttataaataataaaaagaaaacagctgattaatatactatttttttgacattctattaatttttatacacatacatatatatgAATTAGTATAATTTACGCTTATATTTATAGGTTGACAAAGAGTTTGAGTACATGAGCTACTATATTTTGCATCTCTTCTATGAGCGTGGGctatatgtattatttaagaaaaaaatattggcTACCGATGAGAGTCAAAAGTATAAAAATGATTTTGGATTgatatcaaataaaattttatagatgATATTTACAATATATAAGTTACTAATCTAACGATaggttttataaataaaaaaatgctagagaatcattaaaatttattgtttttggtcaTTACTtatctattaatatttaaaaatatagaataaaatatgctgttgaattactattttattagactaaaaaatttGAGTTAATAACTAAatgatgacaaaaaataataaattttaatggtcTTCTAATATTTTTACAATAAAAGCTACACCTATGAAAAAAATTGTTGAATAGTATCAAATTTAGTTAAGTTTATATTGGTTTtattttagagtttaattttaatgtactgacACAGTGTATAAtcacattctttttttttttttttatgaacattCATGTAACTAATATGAAAGATAATTAATTTAACTACGAACAATGCATAAAAATAAATTCTTGTTTTATCCTATATAGTTACTGATATATAAGTTGATATCAATTAACACTGGGGTAAGTGCAAAAAACATACTGTGCCTAATTGGGCCAGTGGCCACCACCTTTTGGTgacactttttattttaaaaatttatgaaatgaaaaatacaaacaaaaaaaacttttgtgaaatatatttttgtttttttggtatattgataattaaaaataaaaattaacttctAAAATGAAAATACGGCAAAatcatatttttgttttttagtaTACCAAAAACAagtcataaaattttttttcttcttcgtaCATCTTTTCATTCGCAACCAGTATCTTTCTTACACCACCATGAGAGGTGACTTTGTCCGTGGAGGACATTCACGGTCTCATGACCCAAGAGATATGGAACCGCGAGATACAGAGCTCCTTCAGAGATATGGAAAGAAGGTCCGCAAGATTGGAGAAAGTGAGGCTTTCTCAGGGGAGATATCCTTAGTGCCGAGAGAGGAAGATTGGATGATTGGAGAGCTAGAGAGTGGAGTGGAAGGCCGAGCAACAACAAGATCCTTCAGAGATGCAGTGAAAGGGGGGAAAAGACCAGTGGGAGAGATGGAAGATGATAGCTTTTTCTCTTCAGACGAAGAACCTGGAGAGAAGACAAAAGAGATGGAAAAAGACCAAACCAACGATAGCAGCTATGGAAAAAAAAGCCATGAGCCCTCTCCTGAAATACGAGTAGAGAAGGTAAatggtatttataattttattattaatgatGCTGGACTTAAATCACTGAGACATCAATGGTGGGATACATTGATTGTCAAATTGCTTGGAAGAAAAATTTCACTGCCAGTACTAAGCAGACGATTAGAGGCTATGTGGGAAAAACAGGGCTCTATTGAGGTGATAGACCTTGGCAACGAattttttattgtgaaattcttctCACAAGAGGATTTAGATTTTGCCCTGACAAGTGGTCCATGGAAAATCTTTGATCATTATTTAGCCATTAGGTTCTGGAAACCAAACTTTAACCCAATGGAAGCAACCATAGATAGTATAGCTGCATGGGTTAGGCTTCCGGGTTTGGCTATTGAATATTATGAGGAGGAGATGCTGAAAAGGATTGGCAACATTCTGGGAAAAACTATGAGAGTGGACACAAATACAGCAGATAAGAGCAGAGGCAAATTTGCAAGACTTTGTGTTGAACTTGATCTGACAGAACCCCTTGTCTCACAATATTCTATTAATGGAATCAGATATTTGGTTGAATATGAAGGTCTCCACAGCATCTGTTTCCAATGTGGATTAGTAGGACATGATAGTAATAGCTGCCCTCGGAAAGTTGTTGCGAACGGGGCCTCAGGGGCAGTAGCCATGGCGGAAAAGGAGTCGGATGTTGGAGAGAAGCAGGTTCCACAAAATGACAAAAATGAAGAGGGTAATAATGGAAAAAACAATAATAGCAAGGGTAAAAAGGTAATGGAAGAGGAAGACAGTGCGTACGGACCATGGATGATGGTGCAGAGGACAAATCGTGGCAAAAAAGCAGGAAAAGTCCAGCCTGGAGAAGGTAGTGGAGGTGCCCAAAATGCAATTTTGAAGATTCAGAATCAAGAAAAAGGTACTAGGTTTGCTATTCTCAGTGCTGCAGAAGAAGAGAATCATATCATTGAAGAAGGTTCTACACCACATCAGCAATCTATGGAGAAGGACACTAACTTTAGTAAAGGAAACCAGCCCAACACATCAATTGACAAAAAACAAAGCAGAAGAAAAAATGCTACTGACGTGGTTAATCCAAAGAACAAAACCAGTACTCCCAGCCCAATAAGACCCAGCCCACTAAGCAGCAACCAAAACAGGCAGAGACAAGTATACCACAGCCCAACCCAAGTCCAATCCCTAAGATACCAAATTTGAACAAGACTGAAACCCAAATTGGGGCGAGCAAAACACAAAATGAATCCCAACAGACCAAATCCAACGAAGCACCCAGTGACCAAAACATGAACCCCACAAATAAGAATAACAGTAGCCAACATAGAAACACCCAGCAGAGCAACAAACCCCCAACTACCATCGGAGAGGAAGGCCAAGATGGGTCATTGGTAGAAGAATTTGTTCCAGAAACTATAATGTCAGATGAGCATATGAATGACATTGAAGGGCCTGAACCAGAGCCACCAGACTTGAATCCGGTCAACACAGTGACAATGGTTGAAGTCATGGAACTATATGAGGAACAGAGACACCATCAAAACCAACCTGGGGAGAATCAGGTGCGAGAAGGGTATCGAATACCACAAAGAAATGAATCAGATACAGTCATCTATGACGAAGAGGAGGCCATGAATATGGCAGAATAGTTTCTCCTTGTTTTATTTTGTCTTTATGAATATTATGGCTTGGAGTTGTAGAGGGGCGGCTGGGAAGCCTTTTGGCCGTACCCTGACTGATTTTTTGAAGGTGTATAGAACGGACATTGTGATTCTGCTGGAGACTAGATGCAGTGGTGATAAGGCCAAAAATGTGATTAGAAAGCTGTGTTTTAATTTCTATCATATTGAGGAGGCTGTCGGCTTCAGTGGGGGGATATGGATTATGTGGAATGATGTGGACATCGATATTTCTGTGTTAGTGTCTAAAGCTCAGCATGTGCATTTGGAAATTAAAAGAGGTATACAGGAAGAGTGGCTTCTTACGGCAGTATATGCAAGCCCACAAGAAGGTAGAAGAAGAGAGTTATGGCATGATCTAACGAATCTTCAACAGAACATAAGGCAAGGTTGGTTAGTAATTGGAGACTTCAATGACATTGCTGACCCTTCCGAAAAGAAAGGTGGAGGAAGAATGGATataggagcttgccgaagatttAGAAAATGGATTGATGATTGCTCGCTTATTGACCTTGGAGCTGTTGGAAATCGTTTCACGTGGAGAGGCCCAAAGTGGGAGAATTTAGATAGAGTTTTCAAGCGTTTGGATAGAGCAATGTCGAATGTGACCTGGAGGACCAGGTTCCCAGAGGCTCGGGTGGAAGTCTTGGCAAGGATTAATTCTGATCATCATCCCTTATATGTGACTATGCTGCCATGTACACAGAAAATTCAAAACAAACCCTTCAGATATGAAGCAATGTGGGAATTACATCCTGAATTCAATGACTTTGTCAGAGGACACTGGAAAAATAGCATCAACCTGAATCAATCTCTGAATCAATTTAGGAAAGAGATTATCAAGTGGAATAGAGATACATTCGGCCATAttggaaagaagaagagaattctaATGAGAAGGATAGAAGGAATACAAAGAGCAGGTAACTATGGCAATAATCCTTTTCTGGAGGAGCTTGAGATCAATTTGAGAAAAGAGCTGGAGGATATCCTTGATAAAGAGGAGATAATGTGGATGCAAAAATCTAGGGACCAGTGGGTGATTGAAGGTGACCGAAACACTAAGTATTTTCATGCTCGAACCATCATTCGTAGAAGGAGGaacaaaatcttaaaattaaagagCTCTGAAGGGAGGTGGATTGAAGACCACGAGGAGTTGGCAAGCCATGTTATATCCTTCTTCAAAACCTTGTATACAGATGATAACGAAGGGCCACCCTTCTTATATGATGTAAGGCCTTATCCCTCTTTAGACGAGAACATCAAGAagaatctgaagaagatgccGACAGAAAGAGAGATCAATGAAGCACTTTTCAAGATTGGGTCTATGAAAGCTCCAGGCCCGGACAGTTTTCCTGCTAGATTTTTCAAACAACATTGGGAGATGGTGGAAGAGAGTTTAATCAGTATGGTGAGACAAAAGTGGGCGGATCCAGAGTTGATGAACGATATCAACTCCACCCTTATCACGCTCATTCCCAAGGTGAAATTTCCAGATTCTATTACTCAGTTTAGACCTATCTCCTTATGCAACGTTAGTTATAAGTATATCGCGAAGATCATTGTGGAAAGACTCAAGCCTGCTATGTTGAATAGAATTGCTCCTTTTCAATCCAGTTTTGTTCCAGGCAGGAAAATACATGATAACATTCTTATAGCTAAAGAGTTAGCTCATTCGATGAAGAAAATAAAAGGCAGAAAGGGAGTAATGGCAATAAAGTTTGACTTTGAAAAGGCATACGATCACCTCAGATGGGACTTCCTCAAAAATTGTCTTCTAGATTTCAACCTGGGAGAGCAATTTGTTCACCTTGTCATGGCATGTGTCTCCTCTGTACAATATAATGTTCTATGGAATGGGGGGAAAACTGAGGACTTCCATCCAACCAGAGGGCTAAGACAAGGGGATCCCATCTCACCATACCTCTTCGTCATAGCAATAGATAGACTGTCACATCTTATAGAGGATAGTGTGGAGGTAGGAAGATGGACCCCGATGAAAGTTGGGCGCACGGGACCATCAATCTCTCACCTTTTATTTGCGGACGACTTGCTTGTCTTTGGAGAATCTTGTATAGGCCAAATGGAGGAAATCGAGAGATGTATGGATCGATTTTGCTCTGTCTCTGGCTTGAAAATAAGTAGCATCAAAACCACTGTTACCTTTTCTAACAATACGAGAAGGGAAGACAGAGAAGCCATCTTAAATGTTTGTCATTTTCAAGAGAAACCGGTCTTGGGGAGATACTTAGGAGCCCTAATTAGTAACcatagaaaaggaaaagaaaaatttaaaaatgtccTCGACAGAATGGAGAGCAAATTAAAGGGATGGAAGACCCAGTGCTTGTCACTTGCAGGGAGAATCACTCTAGCCAAGACAGTTTTGAGCCCGCTTGCAAATTTTGATATGCAACACTCGAAACTACCAAAGGGGATATGCAACCAGCTAGAGAAATTCCAAAGAAAATTCATCTGGGGTGATTCTGAAGGACAGAAGAGAATCCACCACATTGGCTGGAGTACACTTTGCAAGCCGAAGATCCAGGGCGAATTAGGAATGAGGAACCTTCAGGCTGTTAATGAATCGTTCCTTATGAAAATCATTTGGAGACTTATCACAGAATCAGACTCACTATGGGCAAGAATTTTCATTAGCAAGTATATAGAAGGAAGGGAAGGAACAGAAGGGCTAAGTAGAAGGGAAAATGATTCCACCCTCTGGAAAGAATTAGTGAGATTATGGCCACAGGTGGAAAAGTATTGTAGGTATGTGATTGGAGATGGGAGAAATGCACTTTTTTGGAAGGATAAATGGGTGCCGAATTATGATAGACTTGATAGAGCTGCCATCAATCCAATTCCCAGTTCTAGAAAAGATGATTTGGTTGTGGACTATGT contains:
- the LOC112697338 gene encoding DNA repair protein UVH3 isoform X1; the encoded protein is MGVHGLWELLAPVGRRVSVETLAGKTLAVDASIWMVQFMKAMRDEKGEMVRNAHLLGFFRRICKLLFLRTKPAFVFDGGTPALKRRTVIARRRQRENAQAKVRKTAEKLLLNHLKALRLKEVADDIKNQRLQQKSEAKGCKKPDRMDFVDSDPGKSNMKEINEMSSAKLAATEAGNFLQEVVSRSRNQEELDEMLAASISAEENGILAGKEVPSTVPNTSEEKFDTDGEMILPCDNEVDLAVLAALPQSMQLDILAQLKGKKTKAPVEDELLNQCEVNDRGKGKGILFRESDLGGCSSKCDNVISTNDNQDKIDEMLAASIAGEGIAKSMSNASTFFEASAIEEEDGDYDEDEEMILPAMHGEVDPAVLASLPPSMQLDLLVQIRERLIAENRQKYQKVKKDPAKFSELQIEAYLKTVAFRREIDEVQKAAAGRGVGGIQTSRIASEANREYIFSSSFTGDKQELASSRAEKNDDAHRKAQGTHPVENLANIIASAGSNTTSGLVCNEPSESVDERIQTFLDERGQFRVSRSRAMGMRMTRDLQRNLDLMKEIELERTHINKASNIDAILSAENNGPSKSSGTNSVGKLKTMNVDLVGECVQNEQSVFDKDTSIEVSFEYDSKNALIDAEDEIFANLVGGNSGTVFHADGTPAKEHPSNSDSDCDWEEGIVEGKNTFIPGNNKVEWNSSVAEGDNNDESEVEWEEGDCDGDKSTICCPSETGKKPTRGQLEEESNLQEAIRRSLETIGDGELKHLSSVDEHSNADEKKLDSHGDYLDVSGAMNLNDEDAFLKIKNSMAVSSSPREDGSKQNIFHGNVDADGYVNSQTSDFPRGQSKSYVASISSNLDILIEKPNVLNRCSHSEYSTSDANMMKDNDHMAAEQLLDKHCDDTKVSSDGKNVSKDNPLGSTESSLKGSTENVDIGPKLAAVDNDGSFRGERNIDLVKNAVNTSGDFPAHVDEVRLEEEIRILGQEYINLENEQKKLERNAESVNSELFTECQELLQMFGLPYIIAPMEAEAQCAFLETAKLVDGVITDDSDVLLFGARNVYKNIFDDRKYVETYFMEDIEKELGLSREKLVRMALLLGSDYTEGVSGIGIVNAIEVVNAFPEKDGLLKFRQWVESPDPTILGWLNTKGGSTTRKKGSKETSSDQINSHIKEQEDSLDCDQEIKQTFFEKHRNVSKNWHIPSSFPSETVISAYYSPQVDKSTEPFTWGKPDHLVLRKLCWEKFGWTSQKADELLLPVLKEYNKHETQLRLEAFYSFNERFAKIRSKRIKKAVKGITGKQPSELKDDFNSGKSRRGNHLESEDKNFENLKATKESLESLKKPKVKESRKRKNDGDILGKAMSKRKTIIDGPSSASGMSAVENLQPGTESEKDQSDSNPLISNRSGRGRGRGRSLAVKHGRKKESLIYQSSGTSSSSSDTDDHVDMSKVPQEVRRSSRSRKPVNYSLENPEDEELNESFDTRNQSSLCEDPLEENLSDIPGACGDSATGLSRGKESDMISSAPTRNFPRDDLGSEGQFFTDADETTHPDPGIGDGDITVNADSCDDYLKLGGGFCLDDSDEPSNQNAVDSVTADTEGFLHCSVMMDETDHHKNGSEILFSGTDNARSEMQEGRNAYNVDNEPNDNLPNVSANDQNQMGVSVPENVNHNNGNYNGAFSAMPFLRKRRKK
- the LOC112697338 gene encoding DNA repair protein UVH3 isoform X4 gives rise to the protein MKSTEAGNFLQEVVSRSRNQEELDEMLAASISAEENGILAGKEVPSTVPNTSEEKFDTDGEMILPCDNEVDLAVLAALPQSMQLDILAQLKGKKTKAPVEDELLNQCEVNDRGKGKGILFRESDLGGCSSKCDNVISTNDNQDKIDEMLAASIAGEGIAKSMSNASTFFEASAIEEEDGDYDEDEEMILPAMHGEVDPAVLASLPPSMQLDLLVQIRERLIAENRQKYQKVKKDPAKFSELQIEAYLKTVAFRREIDEVQKAAAGRGVGGIQTSRIASEANREYIFSSSFTGDKQELASSRAEKNDDAHRKAQGTHPVENLANIIASAGSNTTSGLVCNEPSESVDERIQTFLDERGQFRVSRSRAMGMRMTRDLQRNLDLMKEIELERTHINKASNIDAILSAENNGPSKSSGTNSVGKLKTMNVDLVGECVQNEQSVFDKDTSIEVSFEYDSKNALIDAEDEIFANLVGGNSGTVFHADGTPAKEHPSNSDSDCDWEEGIVEGKNTFIPGNNKVEWNSSVAEGDNNDESEVEWEEGDCDGDKSTICCPSETGKKPTRGQLEEESNLQEAIRRSLETIGDGELKHLSSVDEHSNADEKKLDSHGDYLDVSGAMNLNDEDAFLKIKNSMAVSSSPREDGSKQNIFHGNVDADGYVNSQTSDFPRGQSKSYVASISSNLDILIEKPNVLNRCSHSEYSTSDANMMKDNDHMAAEQLLDKHCDDTKVSSDGKNVSKDNPLGSTESSLKGSTENVDIGPKLAAVDNDGSFRGERNIDLVKNAVNTSGDFPAHVDEVRLEEEIRILGQEYINLENEQKKLERNAESVNSELFTECQELLQMFGLPYIIAPMEAEAQCAFLETAKLVDGVITDDSDVLLFGARNVYKNIFDDRKYVETYFMEDIEKELGLSREKLVRMALLLGSDYTEGVSGIGIVNAIEVVNAFPEKDGLLKFRQWVESPDPTILGWLNTKGGSTTRKKGSKETSSDQINSHIKEQEDSLDCDQEIKQTFFEKHRNVSKNWHIPSSFPSETVISAYYSPQVDKSTEPFTWGKPDHLVLRKLCWEKFGWTSQKADELLLPVLKEYNKHETQLRLEAFYSFNERFAKIRSKRIKKAVKGITGKQPSELKDDFNSGKSRRGNHLESEDKNFENLKATKESLESLKKPKVKESRKRKNDGDILGKAMSKRKTIIDGPSSASGMSAVENLQPGTESEKDQSDSNPLISNRSGRGRGRGRSLAVKHGRKKESLIYQSSGTSSSSSDTDDHVDMSKVPQEVRRSSRSRKPVNYSLENPEDEELNESFDTRNQSSLCEDPLEENLSDIPGACGDSATGLSRGKESDMISSAPTRNFPRDDLGSEGQFFTDADETTHPDPGIGDGDITVNADSCDDYLKLGGGFCLDDSDEPSNQNAVDSVTADTEGFLHCSVMMDETDHHKNGSEILFSGTDNARSEMQEGRNAYNVDNEPNDNLPNVSANDQNQMGVSVPENVNHNNGNYNGAFSAMPFLRKRRKK